Proteins encoded together in one Burkholderiales bacterium window:
- a CDS encoding CTP synthase: protein MTKFIFVTGGVVSSLGKGIASASLAAILESRGIKLTLLKLDPYINVDPGTMSPFQHGEVFVTEDGAETDLDLGHYERFVNVRMSKRNNFTTGQIYESVIRKERRGDYLGGTVQVIPHITDEIKHFIRMGAGDAHVALVEIGGTVGDIESLPFLEAARQMSIQLGKHNTCFIHLTLLPYIPSAGEIKTKPTQHSVKELREIGIQPDVLLCRADREIPENEKRKIALFTNVEEAAVISAVDVDCIYKIPGLLHSQGLDDIVLKKLDIQAPPADLSSWDRLVYQLEHPGHSVDIALVGKYVDLTESYKSLSEALVHAGIHTGSRINIHYVDSEDIERDGVASLSGMDAVLVPGGFGKRGVEGKIKAIRHARENKIPYLGICLGMQLAVIEFARNVASLPGAHSTEFEPDTPYPVIALITEWMTREGRREVRDERSDLGGTMRLGGQEAILLPGTRAREIYGAERITERHRHRYEVNNQFLPVLKEAGLKVSAMSPREGLCEMIELPDHPWFIGCQFHPEFTSTPRAGHALFKAFIRAALEHQQRRHLTSTARESRVQSLA, encoded by the coding sequence ATGACCAAATTCATCTTTGTCACCGGCGGCGTCGTCTCCTCGCTGGGCAAAGGCATCGCCTCCGCGTCGCTGGCGGCAATCCTCGAGTCGCGCGGCATCAAGCTCACCCTCCTCAAGCTCGATCCCTACATCAACGTCGATCCCGGGACGATGAGCCCCTTCCAGCACGGGGAGGTGTTCGTCACCGAGGACGGCGCGGAGACCGATCTCGATCTGGGCCACTACGAGCGCTTCGTCAACGTCAGGATGTCGAAGCGCAACAACTTCACCACCGGCCAGATCTACGAAAGCGTGATCCGCAAGGAGCGTCGCGGCGATTACCTCGGCGGCACGGTGCAGGTGATCCCGCATATCACCGACGAGATCAAGCACTTCATTCGCATGGGCGCGGGCGACGCGCACGTGGCCCTGGTCGAGATCGGCGGGACCGTAGGCGACATCGAGTCGCTGCCGTTCCTGGAAGCCGCCCGGCAGATGAGCATCCAGCTGGGCAAGCACAACACGTGCTTCATTCATCTCACGCTGCTGCCCTACATCCCGTCGGCCGGGGAGATCAAGACCAAGCCGACCCAGCACTCGGTCAAGGAACTGCGCGAGATCGGCATTCAGCCCGACGTGCTGCTGTGCCGCGCCGACCGCGAGATCCCGGAGAACGAGAAGCGCAAGATCGCGCTGTTCACCAACGTGGAGGAAGCGGCGGTCATCTCCGCGGTGGACGTCGATTGCATCTACAAGATTCCCGGCCTGCTGCACAGCCAGGGTCTGGACGACATCGTGCTCAAGAAGCTCGACATCCAGGCCCCTCCGGCCGATCTGTCGTCCTGGGACCGGCTGGTCTACCAGCTGGAGCACCCCGGCCATTCTGTCGATATCGCGCTGGTGGGCAAATACGTCGATCTCACCGAGTCCTACAAATCGCTGTCCGAAGCCCTGGTGCACGCCGGCATCCACACGGGTTCACGAATCAACATCCATTACGTCGATTCCGAAGACATCGAGCGCGACGGTGTGGCTTCCCTTTCCGGCATGGATGCGGTCTTGGTGCCGGGCGGCTTCGGCAAGCGCGGCGTGGAAGGCAAGATCAAGGCGATTCGCCATGCGCGCGAGAACAAAATTCCGTATCTGGGGATCTGCCTGGGCATGCAGCTCGCCGTGATCGAATTCGCCCGCAACGTGGCCAGCCTGCCCGGCGCCCACAGCACGGAGTTCGAGCCCGATACGCCTTATCCGGTGATCGCGCTCATTACCGAGTGGATGACGCGCGAGGGCCGGCGCGAAGTGCGCGATGAGCGCTCCGACCTCGGCGGCACCATGCGGCTGGGCGGCCAGGAAGCGATCCTGCTTCCCGGAACCAGGGCGCGGGAGATCTATGGTGCGGAACGGATCACAGAGCGGCACCGCCACCGCTACGAAGTCAACAACCAGTTCCTGCCGGTGCTCAAGGAGGCCGGACTGAAGGTTTCGGCCATGTCGCCGCGCGAAGGTCTGTGCGAAATGATCGAGCTGCCGGACCATCCGTGGTTTATCGGTTGCCAGTTTCATCCGGAATTCACCTCCACGCCGCGCGCCGGTCATGCGCTGTTCAAGGCGTTCATTCGCGCCGCGCTGGAGCACCAGCAACGGCGCCACCTGACCTCGACCGCACGCGAATCGCGCGTGCAAAGCCTCGCCTGA
- the ftsB gene encoding cell division protein FtsB: MRLLAVVLLVLIAALQYPLWLGKGGWLTVWRLDRQIEAQRESNRAMAVRNQALAAEVRDLKEGFEAIEERARAELGMIRKDEIFFQLLDPKPSAPSSR; the protein is encoded by the coding sequence ATGCGCCTCCTGGCCGTCGTGCTGCTCGTGCTGATCGCGGCGCTCCAGTATCCGCTGTGGCTGGGCAAGGGCGGCTGGCTCACCGTGTGGCGTCTGGACCGTCAGATCGAGGCGCAGCGCGAGAGCAACCGTGCCATGGCCGTGCGCAACCAGGCACTGGCGGCCGAAGTGCGCGATCTGAAAGAGGGGTTCGAGGCGATCGAGGAGCGGGCGCGGGCTGAGCTGGGGATGATCCGGAAGGACGAGATCTTCTTTCAGCTCCTCGATCCCAAGCCCTCTGCACCCTCTTCGCGCTAG
- a CDS encoding NAD(P)H-dependent oxidoreductase subunit E, which translates to MQRIPFPAPARRDPGRRKGRPVDPVALREVRAVLGEAPRRHDLLIEFLHGIQDRYGCLSAAHLAALAEELRLSLAEVYEVATFYHHFDVVREGEPRPPPLTVRVCDSLSCEIAGAGALLERLPAVLGREVRVLGAPCVGRCAAAPVVVVHQHPVERATVEKVAHAVRNRLRNCPVAPYLSYGRYRKEGGYRLLRDCLDGAMDREKLFGIIERSGLRGLGGAGFPAARKWRIVWNEPAPRLMAVNIDEGEPGTFKDRHYLERDPHRCLEGILVAAWATGCSAVYLYLRDEYAGCRLILEKELAALQADPPCAVPPMHLRRGAGAYICGEESAMIESIEGKRGMPRLRPPYVAQVGLFGRPTLEHNLETCYWVREIVERGAEWFASQGRRGRSGLRSFSVSGRVKRPGVHLAPAGITVKELIDEYCGGMLDGHSFYAYLPGGASGGILPAALGDVALDFDTLAPYGCFIGSAAIIVLSDHDKAWLAARNLMKFFRDESCGRCTPCRVGTEKALALIRTSAWDRSLLNELSQAMADASICGLGQAAPNPLLSVMKYFSHELE; encoded by the coding sequence ATTCAGCGCATCCCATTCCCCGCGCCGGCACGGCGCGACCCCGGCCGGCGCAAAGGCCGTCCGGTGGATCCCGTGGCGCTGCGCGAGGTCCGTGCCGTGCTGGGCGAAGCACCGCGCCGGCACGACCTGCTGATCGAGTTCCTGCACGGGATCCAGGACCGCTACGGCTGCCTGTCGGCCGCGCATCTGGCGGCGCTGGCCGAAGAGCTGCGGCTGTCGCTGGCCGAGGTCTATGAAGTGGCCACGTTCTATCACCACTTCGACGTGGTCAGGGAGGGCGAACCGCGCCCGCCGCCGCTCACGGTCAGAGTGTGCGATTCGCTCTCGTGCGAGATCGCGGGCGCCGGCGCGCTGCTCGAGCGCCTTCCCGCCGTGCTCGGTCGCGAGGTGCGCGTGCTGGGTGCGCCCTGTGTCGGACGCTGCGCCGCGGCGCCCGTCGTCGTCGTGCATCAGCATCCGGTCGAGCGCGCGACCGTCGAAAAGGTCGCGCACGCGGTCAGAAACCGACTGCGCAACTGTCCAGTGGCGCCGTACCTGAGCTATGGTCGATACCGCAAGGAGGGCGGCTACCGGCTGCTTCGAGATTGTCTGGACGGCGCCATGGACCGGGAGAAGCTCTTCGGCATCATCGAGCGTTCGGGTTTGCGCGGACTGGGCGGCGCCGGCTTTCCGGCCGCGCGCAAATGGCGCATCGTCTGGAACGAGCCGGCGCCGCGCCTCATGGCGGTCAACATCGACGAGGGCGAGCCCGGCACGTTCAAGGATCGCCACTATCTGGAACGCGATCCGCACCGCTGCCTGGAAGGAATCCTGGTGGCGGCCTGGGCCACGGGCTGCAGCGCGGTCTATCTCTATCTGCGCGACGAATATGCGGGCTGCCGGCTGATCCTGGAGAAGGAGCTGGCGGCATTGCAGGCTGACCCGCCGTGCGCGGTGCCGCCCATGCACTTGCGGCGCGGGGCGGGCGCGTATATCTGCGGCGAGGAGTCGGCGATGATCGAGTCGATCGAAGGCAAGCGCGGCATGCCACGGCTGCGACCGCCTTACGTCGCGCAGGTCGGCCTTTTCGGGCGGCCCACCCTCGAGCACAACCTGGAAACCTGCTACTGGGTGCGCGAGATCGTCGAGCGGGGCGCGGAATGGTTCGCCTCGCAGGGACGGCGCGGGCGCAGCGGGCTGCGCTCTTTTTCGGTGTCGGGCCGTGTCAAGAGACCCGGGGTGCATCTCGCGCCGGCCGGGATCACCGTCAAAGAGCTGATCGACGAGTATTGCGGCGGCATGCTGGACGGGCACAGCTTCTACGCCTACCTTCCGGGCGGCGCCTCCGGAGGGATTCTGCCCGCCGCGCTGGGCGACGTTGCGCTCGATTTCGACACGCTCGCGCCCTACGGTTGTTTCATCGGCTCGGCGGCGATCATCGTGCTCTCCGACCACGACAAGGCCTGGCTCGCGGCGCGCAACCTGATGAAGTTCTTCCGCGACGAGTCCTGCGGCCGATGCACGCCGTGCCGGGTGGGGACCGAGAAGGCGCTGGCGCTGATCCGGACCAGCGCCTGGGACCGGTCGCTGTTGAACGAGTTGTCGCAGGCGATGGCAGACGCGTCGATCTGTGGTCTGGGACAGGCGGCACCCAATCCGCTGCTCAGTGTGATGAAATACTTTTCGCACGAGCTCGAGTGA
- a CDS encoding putative PEP-binding protein yields HVTVSCAEGDTGYVYQGILDVEVMRIKLDQLPAIPVKIAMNVGNPELAFDFQRLPNAGVGLARLEFIIARMIGIHPKAALTYPDLPEQIKAQVEAQSSGYANPAGFYVEKLTEGIATLGAAFFPKPVIVRLSDFKSNEYSSLIGGKLYEPVEENPMLGFRGASRYIAESFRDCFELECRALKKARDEMGLTNIEVMVPFVRTVEEARQVVDLLAANGLQRGHNGLRIIMMCEIPSNAVLADQFLQYFDGFSIGSNDMTQLTLGLDRDSGIVAGQFDERDPAVKQLLHLAIQACRRAGKYAGICGQGPSDHPDFAQWLMSEGIETISLNPDTVVDTWLYLGKHRAAQAAA; encoded by the coding sequence CCCACGTCACCGTGTCCTGCGCCGAAGGTGACACCGGTTATGTCTACCAGGGCATCCTCGACGTCGAGGTGATGCGGATCAAGCTGGACCAGCTGCCGGCGATACCGGTGAAGATCGCGATGAACGTCGGCAATCCGGAACTCGCCTTCGATTTCCAACGCCTGCCCAACGCGGGCGTCGGTCTGGCCCGGCTGGAGTTCATCATCGCCCGCATGATCGGCATTCACCCCAAGGCGGCCCTGACGTATCCCGACCTGCCGGAGCAGATCAAGGCGCAGGTCGAGGCGCAATCCTCCGGCTACGCGAATCCAGCCGGCTTCTACGTGGAAAAGCTGACCGAGGGCATCGCAACCCTGGGTGCCGCGTTCTTTCCCAAGCCCGTGATCGTCCGGCTGTCGGACTTCAAGTCCAACGAATACTCCAGCCTGATCGGCGGCAAGCTCTACGAGCCGGTGGAGGAGAATCCGATGCTCGGCTTCCGTGGCGCCTCGCGCTACATCGCGGAGAGTTTTCGCGACTGCTTCGAGCTCGAGTGCCGCGCGCTGAAGAAGGCTCGCGACGAGATGGGGCTGACCAACATCGAAGTCATGGTGCCCTTCGTGCGCACCGTCGAGGAGGCGCGGCAGGTGGTCGACCTGCTCGCCGCAAACGGCCTGCAGCGCGGCCACAACGGTCTGCGAATCATCATGATGTGCGAAATCCCGTCCAATGCGGTGCTGGCCGATCAGTTTCTGCAGTACTTCGACGGCTTCTCGATCGGCTCGAACGACATGACACAGCTCACGCTCGGGCTGGACCGCGATTCCGGCATCGTCGCCGGACAGTTCGACGAGCGCGACCCGGCGGTGAAGCAGCTGCTGCATCTCGCCATCCAGGCCTGCCGCCGTGCCGGAAAGTACGCGGGCATCTGCGGCCAGGGGCCCTCCGACCATCCGGACTTCGCGCAGTGGCTGATGAGCGAGGGCATCGAAACCATTTCCCTGAACCCGGATACGGTGGTCGATACGTGGCTCTACCTGGGCAAGCATCGAGCGGCGCAAGCAGCGGCGTGA
- the mobA gene encoding molybdenum cofactor guanylyltransferase MobA gives MLAGGLGRRMGGADKGLQPFGGRPMIEWVLERLAPQVDEILVNANQNLERYAVYGHRVVADEIGGFAGPLAGLHRGMKEARSPLVATVPCDSPFLPPDLVARLTHPVRSGQAQLAVAKTGSQPHPVFCVARRDLLAHLERFLAEGGRKIDAWYATLRVAEVAFDDQPKAFGNFNTLEELRAAELLHSAARPPGNTE, from the coding sequence ATCCTCGCGGGCGGGCTGGGACGGCGCATGGGCGGAGCCGACAAAGGGCTGCAGCCCTTTGGCGGCCGGCCGATGATCGAATGGGTACTGGAACGTCTCGCGCCCCAGGTTGACGAAATCCTCGTCAACGCCAACCAGAACCTGGAGCGTTACGCCGTCTACGGCCATCGCGTCGTTGCCGACGAGATCGGCGGCTTTGCAGGGCCTCTGGCGGGACTGCACCGGGGAATGAAGGAAGCGCGCTCGCCGCTGGTGGCTACGGTGCCTTGCGACTCGCCTTTTCTGCCGCCGGATCTCGTGGCGCGCCTCACCCACCCGGTTCGCTCGGGGCAGGCACAGCTCGCCGTGGCGAAAACAGGCAGCCAGCCGCACCCGGTGTTCTGCGTGGCGCGTCGCGACCTGCTTGCACATCTCGAGCGCTTTCTGGCGGAAGGTGGCAGGAAAATCGATGCCTGGTACGCGACGCTGCGGGTGGCCGAAGTCGCCTTCGACGATCAGCCGAAGGCTTTCGGCAACTTCAACACGCTCGAGGAGCTGCGCGCCGCGGAACTGTTGCACAGCGCAGCACGACCACCCGGGAACACGGAGTAA
- a CDS encoding formate dehydrogenase accessory sulfurtransferase FdhD, whose amino-acid sequence MHSSPPRPVLTQARRALTHTVPARNERGETVPTDIAGELPLTLYVDKREIVTLMTLGQAPEALAIGYLRNQRLVRSLEEIASVQVDWDTNACAIVTRGGIADLPSKLDRRTVTTGCGQGTVFGDLMGEIAAVQLSRSAKLSEASLYALLDEVRKRETIYKQAGAVHGCALARQSEILYFVEDVGRHNAVDAIAGMMWLDGVSGEDKVFYTTGRLTSEMVIKCAQMRVPILVSRSGLTRMGYEIAAKVDLTMIGRATGKHYLLFTGVQRFEKP is encoded by the coding sequence ATGCACTCCTCGCCTCCGCGCCCGGTGCTGACCCAGGCCAGACGGGCGCTGACCCACACCGTGCCGGCGCGCAACGAACGGGGCGAGACCGTTCCCACCGACATCGCCGGCGAGCTGCCGTTGACGCTCTATGTGGACAAGCGCGAGATCGTCACCCTGATGACGCTGGGCCAGGCCCCGGAAGCCCTGGCGATCGGCTACCTGCGCAACCAGCGGCTGGTGCGCTCGCTCGAGGAGATCGCTTCGGTTCAGGTCGACTGGGATACCAACGCCTGCGCGATCGTCACCCGCGGGGGCATCGCCGACCTGCCCTCGAAACTGGACCGGCGCACGGTCACCACCGGCTGCGGACAGGGCACGGTGTTTGGTGACCTGATGGGTGAAATCGCGGCCGTGCAGCTGTCGCGCAGCGCGAAACTGAGCGAAGCGTCGCTTTATGCGCTGCTCGACGAAGTGCGCAAGCGGGAAACGATCTACAAGCAGGCGGGCGCGGTGCACGGCTGCGCACTCGCCCGGCAGAGCGAGATCCTCTACTTCGTAGAGGACGTCGGCCGGCACAACGCAGTGGACGCGATCGCCGGGATGATGTGGCTCGACGGGGTGAGCGGTGAGGACAAGGTGTTCTATACCACCGGCCGGCTCACCTCCGAGATGGTGATCAAGTGCGCCCAGATGCGAGTGCCGATCCTGGTATCGCGCTCCGGATTAACCCGGATGGGCTACGAGATCGCTGCCAAGGTCGATCTCACGATGATCGGGCGCGCAACCGGCAAGCATTACTTGCTGTTCACGGGGGTACAACGGTTTGAAAAGCCGTGA
- the kdsA gene encoding 3-deoxy-8-phosphooctulonate synthase — MKLCGFDVGLDRPIFLIAGPCVIESRELAFDVAGKLKEITAALGMPFIFKASYDKANRSSGKSFRGPGMQRGLQVLADVRRQIGVPVLTDVHSEAEVAEVAAAVDVLQTPAFLCRQTDFIHAVASAGKPVNIKKGQFLAPHEMKNVVEKAREASGQDNILVCERGASFGYNNLISDMRSLAIMRDTGCPVVFDATHSVQLPGGQGSSSGGQREFVPVLARAAVASGVSGVFMETHPNPEKALSDGPNAWPLPLMRPLLETLKSLDELVKRQGFAEALLK; from the coding sequence ATGAAGCTCTGCGGCTTCGATGTGGGGCTGGACCGGCCGATTTTCCTGATCGCCGGCCCCTGTGTGATCGAGTCGCGCGAGCTGGCGTTCGACGTCGCGGGCAAGCTCAAGGAAATCACCGCAGCGCTCGGGATGCCGTTCATCTTCAAGGCCTCCTACGACAAGGCCAACCGTAGCTCCGGCAAGTCGTTTCGCGGGCCGGGCATGCAACGCGGCCTGCAAGTACTGGCCGACGTGCGCCGCCAGATCGGCGTGCCGGTCCTGACCGACGTGCACAGTGAAGCCGAGGTGGCCGAGGTTGCCGCCGCGGTCGACGTTCTCCAGACACCGGCGTTCTTGTGCCGCCAGACCGATTTCATTCACGCCGTGGCCTCGGCCGGCAAACCGGTCAACATCAAGAAAGGCCAGTTCCTCGCGCCGCACGAGATGAAGAACGTGGTGGAGAAGGCGCGTGAAGCCAGCGGGCAGGACAACATCCTGGTGTGCGAGCGCGGCGCCTCGTTCGGCTACAACAACCTGATCTCCGACATGCGCTCGCTCGCGATCATGCGCGACACCGGCTGTCCGGTTGTGTTCGATGCCACGCACTCGGTGCAGCTTCCGGGCGGACAGGGGTCTTCGAGCGGCGGCCAGCGCGAGTTCGTGCCGGTACTGGCCCGGGCGGCAGTGGCGAGCGGCGTCTCGGGCGTGTTCATGGAGACGCATCCGAATCCGGAAAAGGCGCTGTCCGACGGCCCCAACGCCTGGCCCTTGCCGCTGATGCGACCTTTGCTCGAAACGCTGAAAAGCCTGGACGAACTGGTCAAACGCCAAGGCTTCGCCGAAGCTCTGCTGAAGTGA
- the eno gene encoding phosphopyruvate hydratase: protein MSSIVDVVAREILDSRGNPTVEADVLLESGVSGRAAVPSGASTGSREAIELRDGDQGRYLGKGVLKAVEHINTEVCEAIVGLDAIEQAFIDQTLIELDGTENKSRLGANALLAVSLAVAKAAAEESGLPLYRYLGGAGRMQLPVPMMNVINGGAHANNSLDLQEFMIIPLGAASFREALRWGAEIFHALRKLIDKRGMPTTVGDEGGFAPNLPNNEAALKLILEAIEAAGYAPGSQVSIGLDCASSEFFANGKYELASDGRKLTAAELADYLEDWVAKYPIVSIEDGMAESDWEGWKLLTRKLGGKVQLVGDDLFVTNTKILAQGISQGVANAVLIKINQIGTLTETLAAIEMAKRAGYGAVVSHRSGETEDTFIADLAVGTNALQIKTGSLSRSDRLAKYNQLLRIEEDLGDSASYAGRGAFRDIR from the coding sequence ATGAGTTCGATCGTCGATGTCGTCGCCCGCGAAATCCTGGACTCGCGCGGCAATCCGACCGTGGAAGCGGACGTGCTGCTCGAATCGGGCGTGAGCGGCCGCGCTGCCGTGCCCTCGGGCGCCTCGACCGGAAGTCGCGAAGCCATCGAGCTGCGCGACGGCGATCAGGGGCGCTACCTCGGCAAGGGCGTGCTCAAGGCGGTGGAACACATCAACACCGAGGTCTGCGAAGCGATTGTCGGGCTGGACGCGATCGAACAGGCGTTCATCGACCAGACGTTGATAGAACTGGACGGGACGGAAAACAAATCGCGACTGGGCGCCAACGCACTGCTCGCGGTTTCGCTGGCCGTGGCCAAGGCGGCGGCGGAAGAATCCGGGCTGCCGCTGTACCGCTATCTGGGCGGCGCCGGCCGCATGCAGCTGCCAGTGCCCATGATGAACGTGATCAACGGCGGGGCGCACGCCAACAACAGCCTCGACTTGCAGGAGTTCATGATCATTCCCCTGGGCGCCGCGAGCTTTCGTGAAGCGCTTCGCTGGGGGGCGGAGATTTTCCATGCCTTGCGCAAGCTGATCGACAAGCGCGGCATGCCCACCACGGTCGGCGACGAGGGCGGATTTGCCCCGAATCTGCCGAACAACGAGGCCGCGCTGAAACTGATCCTGGAGGCGATCGAGGCGGCGGGCTATGCGCCTGGCTCGCAGGTGTCGATCGGGCTCGATTGCGCGAGCTCGGAGTTTTTCGCCAACGGCAAGTACGAACTGGCGTCGGACGGCAGGAAGCTCACGGCTGCGGAGCTGGCAGACTATCTGGAGGACTGGGTCGCGAAGTATCCGATCGTTTCGATCGAGGACGGCATGGCGGAGAGCGACTGGGAAGGCTGGAAGCTCTTGACCAGAAAGCTGGGCGGGAAAGTGCAGCTGGTCGGCGACGACCTCTTCGTGACCAACACCAAGATCCTTGCGCAGGGGATCAGCCAGGGCGTAGCCAACGCCGTTCTCATCAAGATCAACCAGATCGGCACGCTGACCGAGACCCTTGCCGCGATCGAAATGGCCAAGCGCGCCGGCTATGGCGCGGTGGTGTCGCATCGCTCGGGAGAAACCGAGGACACTTTCATCGCCGATCTCGCGGTGGGCACCAACGCCTTGCAGATCAAGACGGGATCGCTCTCGCGCTCGGACCGCCTGGCCAAGTACAACCAGCTTCTGCGCATCGAGGAAGACCTGGGCGATTCGGCCAGCTATGCAGGGCGCGGCGCGTTCCGCGACATCCGCTGA